From the genome of Leptodactylus fuscus isolate aLepFus1 chromosome 1, aLepFus1.hap2, whole genome shotgun sequence, one region includes:
- the SPATA18 gene encoding mitochondria-eating protein isoform X2, which produces MADTLRRLSNSETCKLLQDKLEDWYKDYHINSCDRNLNTCCELLELNSRIQGQLFTILNFTAREGGQYAGVETLKSRFLPWLGTCFSNSSCADSSFALLQESLERDKRMRELSSSHDKELHKLEAQLASTRMELNSVRQDLLEARLELEETKTKSATTLLASEDEILQLRADLRAAHEKLELRKLDTEEDYQRQVRLLKDEISILSAEKSILHGRLSRSRSPSPIRHSSRSASPFTRSESPTTAQLTNSSRHSRLISRFNDIYANDRLDAQNLLRRYIEDLEMVQRIIFIATVESFHAAKMAFRQFKLRVRKSLSPSHMGPESLEDAVIDYIVRNLDLYDVQSSVNEVISAMNVNPKISFPAEVDFILISSFIREVCRVAFAMQTLEAPLDIAFAVDGELFSETKYRRTYDSELTAPLVFYHVWPTLMESDVVVVKGEAVTKRGALWSPRKSRSRSCSPLRSRSVSPGRTLASRSRSPSPRRSGTPRF; this is translated from the exons ATTAATTCATGTGATCGAAATCTGAACACTTGCTGCGAACTTCTTGAACTGAATTCAAGAATCCAGGGACAACTGTTCACAATCCTCAACTTCACAGCAAGAGAAG GTGGTCAGTACGCAGGAGTTGAAACACTTAAGAGTCGCTTTCTGCCATGGCTTGGCACCTGCTTCTCCAACTCTTCCTGCGCCGACAGCAGCTTCGCTCTTCTCCAG GAATCTCTGGAGAGGGACAAACGAATGAGGGAATTGTCATCCTCTCATGATAAAGAACTGCACAAGTTGGAGGCTCAGTTAGCGTCTACACGGATGGAGCTGAACTCCGTGAGACAAGA CCTTCTTGAAGCTCGATTGGAACTTGAGGAAACCAAAACCAAGTCTGCAACTACTCTTCTAGCCTCCGAGGATGAGATACTGCAGCTGAGAGCAGA tcTGAGGGCAGCTCATGAGAAACTTGAACTAAGGAAACtagacacagaggaggattatcaGCGCCAGGTACGACTGCTGAAGGACGAGATCTCCATTTTATCAGCTGAAAAGAGTATACTACATGGAAG GCTTTCCAGAAGCCGTTCTCCTAGTCCAATCCGCCACTCCAGCAGGTCGGCCAGTCCATTTACCAGAAGCGAGTCACCTACCACTGCTCAGCTCACCAATTCCTCTCGCCACAGTCGGCTGATATCTCGTTTTAATGACATCTATGCCAACGATCGCCTAGATGCGCAGAACTTACTGAGACGTTACATTGAAGACCTGGAGATGGTGCAGAGGATCATTTTCATAGCTACTGTG GAGTCTTTCCATGCTGCCAAAATGGCGTTCAGACAGTTTAAACTGCGAGTACGAAAGTCCTTGTCTCCATCTCACATGGGACCAGAATCCTTGGAAGATGCCGTGATAGACTATATTGTCCGCAATTTGGATCTCTATGATGTTCAGTCAAGTGTTAAC GAGGTGATCAGTGCAATGAATGTCAATCCTAAAATCTCATTCCCCGCTGAGGTGGACTTCATTCTGATCAGTAGCTTTATCCGGGAAGTGTGTCGGGTCGCCTTTGCCATGCAAACCCTTGAGGCCCCATTGGACATTGCATTTGCCGTCGACGGAGAATTATTTAGTGAAACCAA ataTCGTCGAACCTATGACTCTGAGCTCACTGCTCCATTGGTCTTTTACCATGTGTGGCCAACTCTGATGGAAAGTGATGTTGTTGTTGTGAAGGGAGAAGCTGTAACAAAGAGAGGCGCTCTT TGGAGTCCCCGCAAGAGCAGAAGTAGAAGTTGTAGCCCTCTACGTTCTCGATCAGTCAGCCCAGGCAGGACCTTG gcATCCAGAAGTCGCAGCCCGTCTCCACGAAGAAGTGGAACACCAA GATTCTAA
- the SPATA18 gene encoding mitochondria-eating protein isoform X1, with amino-acid sequence MADTLRRLSNSETCKLLQDKLEDWYKDYHINSCDRNLNTCCELLELNSRIQGQLFTILNFTAREGGQYAGVETLKSRFLPWLGTCFSNSSCADSSFALLQESLERDKRMRELSSSHDKELHKLEAQLASTRMELNSVRQDLLEARLELEETKTKSATTLLASEDEILQLRADLRAAHEKLELRKLDTEEDYQRQVRLLKDEISILSAEKSILHGRLSRSRSPSPIRHSSRSASPFTRSESPTTAQLTNSSRHSRLISRFNDIYANDRLDAQNLLRRYIEDLEMVQRIIFIATVESFHAAKMAFRQFKLRVRKSLSPSHMGPESLEDAVIDYIVRNLDLYDVQSSVNEVISAMNVNPKISFPAEVDFILISSFIREVCRVAFAMQTLEAPLDIAFAVDGELFSETKYRRTYDSELTAPLVFYHVWPTLMESDVVVVKGEAVTKRGALWSPRKSRSRSCSPLRSRSVSPGRTLASRSRSPSPRRSGTPSKLNRSQRLELSMLST; translated from the exons ATTAATTCATGTGATCGAAATCTGAACACTTGCTGCGAACTTCTTGAACTGAATTCAAGAATCCAGGGACAACTGTTCACAATCCTCAACTTCACAGCAAGAGAAG GTGGTCAGTACGCAGGAGTTGAAACACTTAAGAGTCGCTTTCTGCCATGGCTTGGCACCTGCTTCTCCAACTCTTCCTGCGCCGACAGCAGCTTCGCTCTTCTCCAG GAATCTCTGGAGAGGGACAAACGAATGAGGGAATTGTCATCCTCTCATGATAAAGAACTGCACAAGTTGGAGGCTCAGTTAGCGTCTACACGGATGGAGCTGAACTCCGTGAGACAAGA CCTTCTTGAAGCTCGATTGGAACTTGAGGAAACCAAAACCAAGTCTGCAACTACTCTTCTAGCCTCCGAGGATGAGATACTGCAGCTGAGAGCAGA tcTGAGGGCAGCTCATGAGAAACTTGAACTAAGGAAACtagacacagaggaggattatcaGCGCCAGGTACGACTGCTGAAGGACGAGATCTCCATTTTATCAGCTGAAAAGAGTATACTACATGGAAG GCTTTCCAGAAGCCGTTCTCCTAGTCCAATCCGCCACTCCAGCAGGTCGGCCAGTCCATTTACCAGAAGCGAGTCACCTACCACTGCTCAGCTCACCAATTCCTCTCGCCACAGTCGGCTGATATCTCGTTTTAATGACATCTATGCCAACGATCGCCTAGATGCGCAGAACTTACTGAGACGTTACATTGAAGACCTGGAGATGGTGCAGAGGATCATTTTCATAGCTACTGTG GAGTCTTTCCATGCTGCCAAAATGGCGTTCAGACAGTTTAAACTGCGAGTACGAAAGTCCTTGTCTCCATCTCACATGGGACCAGAATCCTTGGAAGATGCCGTGATAGACTATATTGTCCGCAATTTGGATCTCTATGATGTTCAGTCAAGTGTTAAC GAGGTGATCAGTGCAATGAATGTCAATCCTAAAATCTCATTCCCCGCTGAGGTGGACTTCATTCTGATCAGTAGCTTTATCCGGGAAGTGTGTCGGGTCGCCTTTGCCATGCAAACCCTTGAGGCCCCATTGGACATTGCATTTGCCGTCGACGGAGAATTATTTAGTGAAACCAA ataTCGTCGAACCTATGACTCTGAGCTCACTGCTCCATTGGTCTTTTACCATGTGTGGCCAACTCTGATGGAAAGTGATGTTGTTGTTGTGAAGGGAGAAGCTGTAACAAAGAGAGGCGCTCTT TGGAGTCCCCGCAAGAGCAGAAGTAGAAGTTGTAGCCCTCTACGTTCTCGATCAGTCAGCCCAGGCAGGACCTTG gcATCCAGAAGTCGCAGCCCGTCTCCACGAAGAAGTGGAACACCAAGTAAGTTAAATCGTAGTCAGCGTCTTGAGCTGTCTATGTTAAGCACATAA